From a single Hymenobacter sp. YIM 151500-1 genomic region:
- a CDS encoding HipA N-terminal domain-containing protein, translating into MKPLAAEVLYNGKVAGVLRRSANQFSFRYSPDYLASDLPAISLTLPKQEGVFVSPVLFSFFPGCWRKAQPSRFSVVSWALMRRMKCCAF; encoded by the coding sequence ATGAAACCCTTAGCCGCCGAGGTGCTTTACAACGGAAAGGTTGCGGGTGTTCTGCGCCGTAGCGCCAACCAGTTTTCATTTCGCTACTCGCCTGACTACTTGGCTAGCGACCTGCCCGCTATTAGCCTGACACTGCCGAAGCAGGAGGGCGTTTTTGTGTCGCCGGTTTTATTCAGCTTTTTTCCGGGCTGCTGGCGGAAGGCGCAGCCAAGCAGATTCAGTGTCGTGAGCTGGGCATTGATGAGGAGGATGAAATGTTGCGCCTTCTGA
- a CDS encoding HipA domain-containing protein: MSGVQEKFSVKMASSSSTLELTQAGGQFILKPLPVIVVSPEAVPANEHLTMQLARQVFRLPTAACAVPRFATGQPAYLTRRFDVLTAKSRLLQEDFAQLGGRTSQQHGANYKYDYSYEEMGLLIRRALPSTYLPELTAFFRLLLFNYLVGNGDAHLKNFSLHRTPPNKAYHLTPAYDLLNTELHFPYESDTAVPLFADPATDPPAFTALGYYTHDDFLELGRRLGLPLSRVRKLLADIVGHESQVQALIDRSFLPEDLKTAYAAVLAGRRQRLRYSLGA; the protein is encoded by the coding sequence ATGTCGGGGGTGCAGGAAAAGTTTTCCGTTAAGATGGCCTCGAGCTCGTCAACTCTGGAACTCACCCAAGCGGGAGGGCAATTTATCCTAAAGCCCCTTCCCGTCATTGTGGTATCTCCGGAAGCAGTACCGGCCAACGAGCACCTGACTATGCAACTGGCCCGGCAGGTATTTCGGCTGCCCACTGCTGCATGCGCGGTGCCGCGCTTTGCTACGGGGCAGCCTGCCTACCTCACCCGCCGCTTCGATGTGCTGACCGCTAAGAGCCGTTTACTGCAGGAAGACTTTGCTCAGCTAGGCGGACGTACCAGCCAGCAACACGGCGCCAACTATAAATATGATTACAGCTACGAAGAAATGGGGCTGCTGATTCGCCGGGCGCTGCCTTCCACGTACTTACCTGAGCTAACCGCCTTCTTTCGCCTGCTGCTGTTCAATTATCTGGTTGGGAATGGCGATGCTCATCTCAAGAATTTCTCCCTGCATCGTACTCCTCCGAATAAAGCATATCATCTGACGCCCGCCTACGACCTGCTCAATACCGAGCTGCATTTTCCGTACGAATCGGATACGGCGGTACCTCTCTTTGCTGACCCTGCCACCGACCCGCCGGCCTTCACAGCTTTGGGCTATTACACCCACGACGACTTCCTGGAGTTGGGCCGCCGGCTGGGCCTGCCCTTGTCCCGCGTGCGGAAGCTGCTGGCCGACATTGTAGGTCACGAAAGCCAGGTGCAGGCGCTGATTGACCGGTCTTTTCTGCCCGAAGACTTGAAAACTGCCTACGCCGCCGTGCTGGCTGGGCGCCGGCAGCGGCTGCGTTATTCGCTGGGTGCCTAA
- a CDS encoding helix-turn-helix domain-containing protein produces MVIQKTIAAMVAKQRHVLRLSQAELAELAQVSHSFITKLEAGNANPGVKQLSQVLEAVGLELLIKPKS; encoded by the coding sequence TTGGTTATTCAAAAAACTATAGCTGCAATGGTTGCGAAGCAGCGCCACGTGTTGAGGCTTTCTCAGGCCGAACTGGCGGAGCTGGCTCAGGTATCTCACAGTTTTATTACAAAGTTAGAGGCGGGTAATGCCAATCCTGGCGTGAAGCAACTAAGCCAGGTATTAGAGGCTGTCGGCCTGGAATTACTCATCAAACCGAAATCATGA